Proteins from a genomic interval of Pseudodesulfovibrio nedwellii:
- a CDS encoding SLC13 family permease — MESFTDLSAYLWHRLPLILLFVCGYFVYQLMAAARITDSFVSWSLKKSRGHASFLILYIIAASAALSSFIPNTITVLTLIPVLKKLDKDFAEQGATGMTTVLMCAVIYGAAIGGMGSMIGSPANAVLFAALDVFEIAGREQITFFNWFLWSIPLVVVFVLAAWGVAAGLGLPAAARGVTVQVDGLADGRSVGKRQQYGVRLFWFYILYWMAEAVLRQQLDGFANLSPLVSLGFAGVFLYLLFVRDAPESFVGKGPLLCPSDLVKSIPRRGLLFILALGVLFGVVHWFKLDERAVVLAGEMLQGDMTPMLLFFLTILSVIFLTEVLSNTAVVAAFFTIAFYAAQGHGMDPLYLMMGVGVASTCAFMTPIATTSNALAYGEMKGASLSLMLGLGCVLNIIGAVLMTGWLSWVLPLVY, encoded by the coding sequence GTGGAATCCTTCACCGACCTATCCGCCTATCTTTGGCACCGTCTGCCACTGATCTTGCTTTTTGTTTGTGGTTATTTTGTCTATCAGCTTATGGCTGCAGCCCGAATTACGGACAGTTTTGTATCCTGGTCTTTGAAGAAGAGCCGGGGCCATGCGTCCTTTTTGATCCTGTATATCATTGCCGCATCCGCGGCCCTGTCTTCTTTTATTCCCAATACCATCACAGTGCTCACTTTGATTCCGGTGCTTAAGAAGCTGGACAAGGATTTTGCAGAGCAGGGCGCCACAGGAATGACCACGGTACTTATGTGTGCGGTAATCTATGGTGCGGCCATCGGTGGCATGGGGTCCATGATTGGCTCACCTGCCAACGCCGTGCTGTTTGCTGCGCTGGATGTCTTTGAAATCGCTGGTCGTGAACAGATCACGTTTTTTAACTGGTTTCTTTGGTCAATACCGTTGGTGGTCGTTTTCGTGCTCGCCGCTTGGGGAGTGGCCGCAGGGTTGGGGTTGCCTGCAGCGGCGCGAGGTGTGACGGTACAAGTGGATGGTTTGGCTGACGGAAGAAGCGTTGGGAAACGTCAACAGTATGGCGTACGATTGTTCTGGTTTTATATTCTTTATTGGATGGCAGAAGCTGTGCTTCGGCAGCAGTTGGACGGATTTGCAAATCTGTCACCGTTGGTCAGCCTTGGGTTTGCCGGAGTTTTTCTTTATTTGCTCTTTGTGCGAGATGCACCGGAGTCTTTTGTGGGCAAGGGGCCATTGCTTTGTCCATCTGATTTGGTCAAGTCTATTCCTCGTCGAGGGTTGTTGTTTATCCTCGCGCTAGGTGTGCTTTTTGGAGTGGTGCATTGGTTCAAGTTGGATGAACGGGCTGTGGTTCTCGCTGGAGAAATGCTGCAAGGCGATATGACTCCCATGCTTTTGTTTTTTCTGACTATCCTTTCGGTAATTTTCTTGACCGAAGTTCTGTCCAATACGGCGGTTGTTGCTGCATTCTTTACCATTGCCTTTTACGCAGCTCAGGGCCACGGCATGGATCCTTTGTATTTGATGATGGGAGTGGGGGTAGCATCAACATGTGCCTTCATGACACCAATTGCCACGACATCTAATGCTTTGGCCTATGGTGAAATGAAGGGGGCTTCTCTGTCGTTAATGCTTGGCCTTGGGTGTGTGCTTAACATCATCGGAGCGGTGCTTATGACGGGGTGGTTGAGTTGGGTGTTACCGCTTGTGTATTAA
- a CDS encoding dimethylarginine dimethylaminohydrolase family protein translates to MFTRAITRRPSEEMVNGITSASLGKPDFQLALKQHEAYCQVLIHLGLDVTVLDSEPGFPDCCFVEDTAVVCEEVAVVTPLGASSRQGEQESIEPVLALFKPVVRISSPAHIEGGDVLQVEDTFYIGLSDRTNHEGAVALGAAVEPFGYKWKEMACCPSLHFKTDVNFIGNNTILVSPCCEDMEELAHFDRIVVEDDEAYARNCLLINDTVIVPDGFPQTLAKVRGTGVETVVLDVSEYRKLDGGLTCLSLRF, encoded by the coding sequence ATGTTCACCCGCGCGATCACCCGCCGTCCATCTGAAGAGATGGTCAACGGCATCACCTCCGCCAGTCTTGGTAAACCGGATTTTCAGCTCGCTTTGAAACAGCATGAGGCCTATTGTCAGGTGCTTATTCATCTTGGCCTTGATGTGACAGTACTTGATTCTGAACCGGGATTTCCTGACTGCTGTTTTGTGGAAGATACCGCTGTGGTTTGTGAGGAAGTGGCAGTTGTTACGCCGTTGGGGGCGTCTTCTCGGCAAGGGGAACAGGAGAGCATTGAGCCTGTCCTTGCCCTGTTCAAACCTGTCGTCAGGATATCCTCGCCAGCCCATATTGAAGGTGGCGATGTGTTGCAGGTTGAGGATACGTTTTATATCGGACTTTCTGACAGGACAAACCATGAAGGCGCTGTGGCCTTGGGTGCTGCCGTGGAACCGTTTGGATATAAATGGAAAGAGATGGCCTGTTGTCCAAGTCTTCATTTCAAGACGGATGTGAATTTTATCGGTAATAATACCATTTTGGTTTCGCCGTGTTGCGAGGATATGGAAGAGTTGGCCCACTTTGATCGAATAGTCGTTGAAGATGATGAGGCCTATGCTCGGAATTGTCTTTTAATTAACGACACGGTCATTGTCCCTGATGGGTTCCCCCAAACGCTTGCCAAGGTTCGTGGCACAGGTGTGGAAACCGTCGTTCTTGATGTCTCAGAATACCGTAAGCTCGATGGCGGATTGACGTGTTTGTCGCTTCGTTTTTAG
- a CDS encoding AsmA family protein — MNKLLKILLITAGTILSLFIIAVIILVTTVDPNEYKGEISQAVKEETGRDLTFEGDIGFTFFPTLGLEVGPMALGNAKGFSPAEMVRINKAEASIRILPLFSGNATIGMVVLDGLTLNLTKNTKGITNWDDLVKDTDKTQSEQKPVAEEPKIKENKVESLSVQGVEITNANILYDDEQAGSTSSLSNLSLIIGEVGDAVRFPFELRFDLKLDSPKIETRPTLTGFAKFDQKAGTVEIDEMLFKALNLELAGNFFAKSANGKNAFSGELSLAEASIKKLMQEIGMESLETADPKALEKLRFDLKYNGSDTAVSLENMTVKLDDTTITATGSVKNFAKPAIAFSVNVDDIDADRYMPPKSDDPKTQAQPAASDIGTEKPTQEPDLNALKELNLNAKMTIGKLKAINLRISDILCELKAKDGVVTIKPFSANLYEGTLMAHSMLNANTKIASWSETADLKGVQAGPLLKDLTGKDHVLGTTIVKYNLKGMGLTPPNIKQTVTGTASFAFTDGAINGVNVAKMLRDGWNKIKGKPTSSDEPARTDFAELLGSAVLKNGHITNDDLLMKSPLLRVTGKGWANLPKNNTDYTATVTVVGTLKGQDGASMEDLKGLPLPINVKGDLNDPSISLDAKAMAEALLKGQFKQGTKGLEDKLKKDILGGSKTDTTDKPTNPFGGLLKKK; from the coding sequence ATGAACAAACTGCTAAAAATCCTCCTGATAACGGCAGGAACCATCCTGTCTCTCTTCATTATCGCGGTCATTATCCTTGTAACAACGGTTGACCCGAATGAGTACAAAGGAGAAATTTCTCAGGCTGTAAAAGAAGAAACCGGTCGAGATCTCACTTTTGAAGGCGACATCGGCTTCACCTTTTTCCCAACCCTCGGCCTTGAGGTCGGGCCCATGGCTCTTGGCAATGCGAAAGGCTTCAGTCCCGCTGAAATGGTCCGCATCAACAAAGCGGAAGCCTCTATCCGTATCCTTCCGCTTTTCTCGGGCAATGCCACCATTGGCATGGTCGTATTAGACGGATTGACCCTCAACCTGACGAAAAACACAAAGGGCATCACCAACTGGGATGACCTCGTCAAAGACACGGACAAAACCCAATCAGAACAGAAACCTGTGGCGGAAGAGCCCAAAATCAAAGAAAACAAGGTTGAGAGCTTGTCTGTACAGGGTGTTGAAATCACCAACGCCAATATTCTGTATGACGACGAGCAGGCAGGCAGCACAAGCTCATTAAGCAATCTGAGTCTCATCATTGGAGAAGTGGGAGATGCAGTTCGCTTCCCATTCGAGTTACGTTTTGATCTCAAGCTCGACTCCCCCAAAATCGAAACTCGTCCGACCCTGACCGGCTTCGCAAAATTTGACCAAAAAGCAGGAACTGTCGAAATTGACGAAATGCTCTTCAAAGCCCTCAACCTTGAATTGGCAGGAAACTTCTTCGCCAAATCTGCAAACGGAAAAAATGCCTTTTCCGGTGAACTCTCGCTAGCCGAAGCCTCCATCAAAAAGCTCATGCAGGAAATAGGCATGGAATCATTGGAAACAGCAGACCCAAAAGCCCTGGAAAAGCTAAGATTCGATCTAAAATACAATGGTTCTGATACTGCCGTATCTTTAGAAAACATGACAGTAAAACTGGACGACACCACCATCACAGCCACCGGCTCGGTCAAGAACTTTGCCAAACCGGCCATCGCTTTTTCCGTCAACGTCGACGACATTGATGCTGACAGATACATGCCACCCAAATCAGACGATCCTAAAACGCAGGCTCAACCAGCAGCCTCCGACATAGGCACAGAAAAACCAACTCAAGAACCCGACCTCAACGCACTCAAAGAACTAAATCTGAACGCCAAGATGACCATTGGAAAACTCAAGGCCATAAACTTGCGGATCTCGGACATCCTTTGTGAACTGAAAGCAAAAGACGGTGTTGTCACGATCAAACCTTTTTCCGCAAACCTCTACGAGGGAACCCTCATGGCGCACTCTATGCTCAACGCCAATACAAAAATCGCAAGCTGGAGCGAGACAGCTGATCTCAAGGGTGTTCAGGCGGGACCGTTGCTCAAGGATCTAACCGGCAAGGACCATGTGCTCGGCACAACGATCGTCAAATACAACCTCAAGGGCATGGGCCTGACCCCTCCCAACATCAAACAAACTGTCACTGGCACGGCATCCTTTGCCTTTACAGATGGCGCGATCAACGGTGTGAATGTAGCCAAGATGCTCCGCGACGGTTGGAATAAAATCAAAGGCAAGCCCACTAGCTCCGACGAACCGGCCCGGACAGACTTTGCTGAGCTGCTCGGTTCCGCAGTCCTCAAAAATGGTCACATAACCAATGATGATCTGCTGATGAAGTCCCCCCTCTTGCGAGTCACCGGAAAAGGATGGGCCAACCTGCCGAAAAACAACACCGACTATACAGCGACAGTAACGGTTGTAGGCACTCTCAAAGGTCAGGATGGTGCATCCATGGAAGACCTTAAAGGCCTCCCCCTGCCCATCAACGTCAAAGGAGACCTCAATGACCCATCAATCAGCCTTGATGCAAAGGCGATGGCAGAAGCTTTGCTTAAAGGGCAATTCAAACAGGGTACTAAAGGCTTGGAAGACAAACTGAAGAAAGACATTCTCGGTGGGTCAAAAACCGACACAACCGATAAGCCGACCAATCCTTTCGGCGGTCTGCTTAAAAAGAAATAG
- a CDS encoding DUF4197 domain-containing protein, whose protein sequence is MRLILQFPVSLFLSITLLVLPGMAGWGDSLKEMGDTGSKAIGLPYTPTEADAGIREVLHMGTDYAVAELGKDGGFAANPAASIPLPDMLSSMIGESGLLSSFNTAAESSVEPIGGLFHKTIDTMDIGNPASMVSGSDTSITDYFEETARPTLKELARPIVEQQLETAGLGAYTNAISAAQLMSNASGSPFNPTDYVTDKALDAMFMYIGDQEKDLRSNGAANASELLKKLF, encoded by the coding sequence ATGAGGCTAATACTCCAATTCCCGGTTTCCTTATTTTTATCGATCACACTGCTTGTTCTGCCCGGAATGGCAGGGTGGGGAGACTCTCTCAAGGAAATGGGAGACACTGGATCCAAAGCGATCGGATTGCCCTACACGCCGACAGAAGCCGACGCTGGCATTCGAGAAGTCCTACATATGGGAACTGACTACGCTGTTGCAGAACTTGGGAAAGACGGCGGGTTCGCTGCCAATCCGGCCGCATCAATCCCACTTCCCGACATGCTTTCATCCATGATTGGCGAATCAGGACTACTTTCCTCATTCAACACGGCGGCAGAAAGTTCAGTCGAACCCATTGGTGGGCTCTTCCACAAAACCATCGACACCATGGACATAGGTAACCCCGCATCCATGGTCAGCGGCAGCGATACGTCCATTACGGATTACTTTGAAGAAACAGCACGTCCAACACTCAAAGAACTGGCTCGGCCTATTGTCGAACAACAACTGGAAACAGCAGGCCTTGGAGCTTACACAAACGCCATATCAGCAGCCCAGCTCATGTCCAATGCCTCTGGCTCTCCCTTTAATCCGACGGATTACGTGACAGACAAGGCTCTTGATGCCATGTTCATGTACATTGGTGATCAGGAAAAAGATTTACGATCCAATGGTGCAGCCAATGCAAGTGAACTTCTTAAAAAACTCTTTTAG
- a CDS encoding aryl-sulfate sulfotransferase: protein MHKNRLIAAIFCVLLFSATAHADTLFVSEKVTQPGNGNSWATAFKTLTLALETAQSGDQIWVAEGMYTPTNTNDRNASFHLKSGVEVIGGFSGVETELKKRDIKKHPTVLSGDIGQPGIPDDNVFHVVVGANNAVLDGFTITGGYSLNTAWTGGKTLTAQTLTAGPQPGFGAGILNYQASPEIRNCTFQDNHALMGGAAYNMTATSDNPTAKPATSPKFSDCTFWQNSALAHGGGVVNQMQTAPLFVSCVFDSNIADITGGGMFNDFGAAPMLLNSIFRNNEAENGGGMANEGGSTPIMYYSTLTGNRSLKNGPAIYQGAGAPNTTVLTKSVVWDNECECKDTRFFNGEKSVVKVQDSVIQNGYKGKSVFRANPGLDRKSETMLNVGYKTNGHRFRPSKLEYRIKDIDRFEVIKNLPPYEAKYTASVDQKLLDTMNAPVAAPAPKVSAAPKVAPAPKPIAEPIITAPAPKAAPTPKSVTEAPATPAAKVAPVAIVPVAATPSTISKSVSPVQEKKVTPVAPQKEPENLALLAPTPSLLDTQPTPTKPGRKPNIEALMLSMDMDGNGCITINEATGEMQQKFWRMDLNGDNCLSKKEITRASGQTKSPQQPVTQATVPTQTSTAALAPPKQAPAQQPKTITPTPPPAPAIVPKQTAQAVNDSNGYTLFAPMGSKDTLLVDMQGKTVKTWHGKDQSSGAVYLLNNGNLLRCVSPGKGEVRTPFIGKDVTGGIIQEVSPRGQIVWEYTYVSNKVRQHHDIAPLPNGNVLLLAWELKNESDIEAVGGSVRNHPDGKIWAEHIVEIRKSGPRSGYIVWEWHAWDHLIQNANQSAPNFANPVRLPQRIDINYNPSRRPEWLHANSIDYNPQLRQIVLSLRNTGEVWIIDHSTSTSQAASTTGGIMHRGGDILFRWGNPQAYGASGRPILVDQRDARWVKGAKPGKEHILIFNNGNKHTQRSDVLEILPEYYFKSTRLNAKVVWSYNENGGKRFFAEQVSGAQRLANGHTLISDGPAGRILEVSANAKPVWEYTYTGSNSTSNHRIFRATRIPPEHPGLKRLSINK from the coding sequence ATGCATAAAAATCGACTCATCGCCGCCATATTCTGTGTTCTCCTGTTTTCGGCCACCGCCCATGCAGACACCCTGTTTGTCAGTGAAAAAGTTACTCAACCCGGTAACGGGAATTCCTGGGCAACGGCATTCAAGACATTGACTCTAGCTCTTGAAACAGCTCAAAGCGGTGATCAGATATGGGTTGCCGAGGGCATGTATACGCCCACAAACACCAATGACAGAAACGCCTCCTTCCACCTCAAATCCGGGGTGGAAGTGATCGGCGGATTTTCCGGCGTTGAAACGGAACTGAAAAAACGCGACATCAAAAAGCACCCGACCGTTCTGTCCGGTGATATCGGCCAGCCCGGCATCCCTGATGACAACGTATTTCACGTCGTTGTCGGCGCAAACAATGCGGTACTGGATGGTTTCACCATTACCGGTGGGTATAGCCTCAATACGGCGTGGACCGGCGGCAAAACACTGACAGCGCAGACACTGACGGCTGGTCCTCAGCCAGGATTTGGCGCAGGCATACTCAACTATCAAGCCTCACCCGAAATACGCAACTGCACCTTTCAGGACAATCATGCTCTCATGGGTGGCGCGGCCTACAACATGACCGCAACTTCAGACAATCCCACGGCCAAACCTGCTACCTCTCCAAAATTCTCGGATTGTACTTTCTGGCAGAATTCAGCACTGGCCCACGGCGGTGGTGTCGTCAATCAAATGCAAACGGCTCCCCTGTTCGTCTCCTGTGTCTTCGATTCCAATATCGCAGACATCACCGGCGGCGGCATGTTCAACGATTTCGGGGCAGCCCCTATGCTACTCAACTCGATTTTCCGCAACAACGAAGCAGAAAACGGCGGTGGAATGGCCAATGAAGGTGGCTCCACGCCGATCATGTACTACTCGACACTGACCGGTAACCGATCATTAAAAAACGGCCCGGCCATCTATCAAGGAGCTGGGGCACCAAACACGACAGTCCTGACAAAGTCAGTTGTTTGGGACAACGAATGCGAATGCAAAGACACACGATTCTTCAATGGGGAAAAATCCGTTGTCAAAGTACAAGATTCAGTCATCCAAAATGGCTACAAGGGAAAATCCGTTTTTCGGGCCAATCCAGGCCTGGACCGGAAATCCGAAACCATGCTGAACGTGGGCTACAAAACCAACGGACACCGTTTCCGTCCATCCAAACTCGAATACCGAATCAAGGACATAGATCGATTCGAAGTTATCAAAAATCTGCCACCCTATGAAGCCAAATACACGGCATCCGTCGATCAAAAACTGCTCGACACCATGAACGCTCCCGTTGCAGCACCCGCTCCGAAAGTTTCTGCGGCCCCGAAAGTTGCTCCAGCTCCAAAACCAATTGCCGAACCCATCATAACAGCTCCGGCACCCAAAGCGGCCCCGACTCCGAAATCCGTAACAGAAGCACCAGCTACACCGGCCGCAAAAGTCGCACCTGTTGCCATAGTCCCAGTGGCAGCCACTCCTAGTACGATCTCAAAATCAGTCTCTCCGGTTCAAGAAAAAAAAGTGACACCTGTTGCACCTCAAAAAGAACCAGAAAATCTAGCTTTGCTTGCCCCAACGCCCTCGCTATTGGACACACAGCCAACGCCAACCAAGCCGGGCAGGAAACCCAATATCGAAGCACTCATGCTGAGCATGGACATGGACGGCAACGGCTGCATTACCATCAATGAAGCAACCGGCGAAATGCAGCAAAAATTCTGGCGCATGGACCTTAATGGAGACAATTGCCTGTCCAAAAAGGAAATAACCAGAGCATCGGGCCAGACAAAAAGCCCACAACAACCAGTCACACAGGCCACTGTGCCCACACAGACCTCAACCGCGGCTCTGGCACCACCAAAACAAGCCCCTGCGCAACAACCCAAAACAATTACTCCGACCCCGCCCCCCGCTCCGGCCATCGTTCCTAAGCAAACCGCGCAAGCCGTCAATGATTCCAACGGATACACCCTCTTTGCGCCCATGGGGTCCAAAGACACTCTTCTGGTGGACATGCAGGGCAAAACCGTCAAAACGTGGCACGGCAAAGACCAATCTTCCGGTGCAGTCTATTTGCTCAACAACGGCAACCTGCTCCGGTGTGTGTCTCCAGGCAAAGGAGAAGTCCGCACCCCGTTTATTGGTAAGGACGTTACTGGCGGTATTATTCAGGAAGTCTCACCTCGCGGCCAGATTGTCTGGGAATACACTTATGTTTCGAACAAGGTCCGGCAGCACCACGATATTGCCCCACTTCCCAACGGCAACGTCTTGCTCCTGGCATGGGAGCTGAAAAACGAGTCTGACATCGAAGCGGTCGGCGGCTCAGTCCGCAACCACCCGGATGGAAAAATCTGGGCAGAACATATCGTGGAAATTCGCAAATCAGGACCCCGTAGTGGCTACATCGTCTGGGAATGGCATGCTTGGGACCACTTGATACAAAATGCTAATCAGTCTGCTCCGAACTTTGCCAATCCGGTTCGTCTCCCGCAACGCATAGACATCAATTACAACCCTTCGCGCCGCCCTGAATGGCTCCATGCCAATTCCATCGACTATAACCCACAACTCAGGCAGATCGTACTGAGTCTGCGCAATACAGGTGAAGTTTGGATAATCGATCACTCCACCAGCACCAGTCAGGCCGCATCCACTACAGGAGGCATCATGCACCGGGGAGGCGACATTCTGTTCCGATGGGGCAATCCTCAGGCATACGGAGCTTCTGGTCGTCCCATACTTGTCGATCAACGTGATGCCCGCTGGGTAAAAGGTGCAAAACCCGGTAAAGAACATATCCTCATCTTCAACAACGGAAACAAACATACCCAGCGATCTGATGTCCTCGAAATTCTTCCAGAGTACTACTTCAAATCGACCCGCCTCAATGCCAAGGTCGTCTGGTCTTATAATGAGAATGGCGGCAAACGTTTTTTTGCAGAACAAGTATCCGGAGCGCAACGACTGGCAAACGGACATACTCTCATTAGTGATGGCCCGGCAGGACGCATTCTCGAAGTATCTGCCAATGCCAAACCCGTTTGGGAATACACGTATACAGGCTCCAACAGTACTTCAAACCACCGAATATTCCGTGCCACACGAATTCCTCCTGAACATCCGGGGCTAAAGCGACTTTCGATCAATAAGTAA
- a CDS encoding DUF1786 domain-containing protein, with protein sequence MGNTTLCLDIGSGTQDVLLYSPNIEIENCPKFVIPSPALQIGRRIENLRMQGQNIWLHDRNMGGGVTRFIRAHQKAGLKVSASRSAAYTMADDLTRVTDMGIELTDTCPEGFEPVRLTDFDKDWWRNFLEAAELPWPDHIAACAQDHGFHPGESNRRGRFKLWQTFLTEGEGRPESLIYQTPPEMLTRLRDLQEDIAGGVVADTGAAAVLGALYVDEIEELSFKKGITLVNIGNSHLIAFLLFKGQIHGVYEQHTGCVNGKKLWADLEQFRCGCLPFEQVFEERGHGCLTRELPEEADGFKQTFVLGPRRAMLEGYDVSFPAPGGDMMLAGCFGLIKGMTLADKNQT encoded by the coding sequence GTGGGAAACACCACTCTCTGTCTCGATATCGGTAGCGGCACTCAAGATGTGCTGCTGTATTCTCCCAATATAGAAATCGAAAATTGCCCAAAATTCGTGATCCCGTCCCCGGCCCTTCAAATTGGTCGGAGGATTGAGAATCTGCGTATGCAAGGACAAAACATATGGCTCCATGACCGCAACATGGGTGGGGGAGTGACAAGGTTCATCCGCGCCCACCAAAAGGCCGGACTCAAGGTCTCCGCCAGCCGAAGCGCCGCATACACCATGGCCGACGATCTCACTCGCGTCACTGACATGGGAATCGAACTGACCGACACATGCCCTGAAGGATTCGAACCTGTCCGTCTCACAGACTTTGACAAGGACTGGTGGCGTAACTTCCTTGAAGCAGCCGAGCTCCCATGGCCCGATCACATTGCAGCCTGTGCTCAAGATCACGGATTCCACCCCGGAGAATCCAACCGACGTGGCCGGTTCAAACTCTGGCAGACATTCCTGACTGAAGGCGAAGGTCGTCCCGAATCTCTGATTTACCAGACACCGCCCGAAATGCTGACCCGACTGCGCGACCTGCAGGAAGACATAGCAGGAGGCGTGGTGGCAGACACCGGCGCGGCTGCCGTGCTCGGTGCCCTATACGTGGACGAAATCGAAGAACTCAGTTTCAAAAAAGGCATCACCCTGGTTAACATTGGCAACTCCCATCTTATCGCATTCCTTCTGTTCAAAGGACAGATCCACGGCGTGTACGAACAACACACCGGGTGCGTGAACGGCAAAAAACTCTGGGCCGATCTGGAGCAGTTCCGCTGTGGTTGTCTTCCCTTTGAACAGGTCTTTGAAGAGCGCGGGCACGGCTGCCTGACCAGAGAGCTGCCCGAAGAAGCAGATGGGTTCAAGCAGACTTTTGTGCTCGGTCCGCGCAGGGCAATGCTGGAAGGGTATGATGTTTCGTTCCCGGCACCGGGTGGCGACATGATGCTTGCCGGATGTTTCGGTCTTATTAAAGGCATGACGCTGGCTGACAAAAACCAGACATAA
- a CDS encoding esterase/lipase family protein translates to MLIFILSLIAFIVVVLSALRYGAFILSNGIAGQLSEIREGVGQMDRAVGKGLLKAVAADCIVLPMSLLALLPDREEYVPGTPILMVHGLYHNKSAWTVFRHRLKQAGFSNLHTYQYNSFTKDFDAALVGMEAKLDQLLAQSSEGKVILIGHSLGGLVSRCVAGKAAYRDRVTALITLGSPHKGSDLAWLGGNRMARSLIPGRYIAQTVEGTPDPNCPRLGIYTLTDDYVFPLDMLRTGRAGWQERICSSMSHVWMLFSEEVAEMTIEFIRASETSESE, encoded by the coding sequence ATGCTGATATTCATACTTTCCCTTATAGCTTTTATCGTCGTCGTTCTGTCCGCGTTGCGGTATGGAGCGTTCATTCTTTCCAATGGTATCGCTGGACAATTGTCCGAGATTCGCGAAGGCGTCGGTCAAATGGACCGAGCTGTGGGAAAGGGGCTACTCAAGGCTGTCGCTGCTGACTGTATTGTACTTCCGATGAGTCTGCTTGCCTTGCTTCCAGATCGGGAGGAATATGTTCCGGGAACCCCTATACTGATGGTTCATGGTCTGTATCATAATAAATCTGCATGGACCGTGTTTCGGCATCGACTCAAACAGGCTGGTTTTTCTAACTTGCATACGTATCAGTATAATAGTTTTACCAAGGATTTCGATGCGGCATTGGTCGGGATGGAGGCCAAGCTCGATCAGTTGCTTGCCCAGAGTTCTGAAGGCAAGGTCATTCTTATCGGTCATAGCCTTGGTGGTTTGGTTTCTCGTTGCGTGGCCGGAAAGGCTGCGTATAGGGACCGAGTGACGGCTCTGATCACTTTGGGATCTCCACATAAGGGGAGTGATCTGGCGTGGCTCGGAGGTAATCGTATGGCTCGTTCTCTTATTCCGGGCAGATATATTGCGCAAACAGTGGAAGGGACACCGGACCCGAATTGTCCCCGACTCGGTATTTATACGCTGACAGATGATTATGTTTTTCCTTTGGATATGCTTCGAACCGGGCGAGCCGGATGGCAGGAACGAATCTGTTCCTCCATGAGCCACGTGTGGATGCTCTTTTCTGAAGAGGTAGCCGAAATGACAATCGAATTTATTCGGGCATCAGAGACTTCGGAATCAGAATGA